The proteins below are encoded in one region of Sminthopsis crassicaudata isolate SCR6 chromosome 1, ASM4859323v1, whole genome shotgun sequence:
- the IFRD2 gene encoding interferon-related developmental regulator 2 isoform X2: MPRARKGHALRRGGQRRGARSSTQADSPSSDDEATSEVLSHYSSTSEGASIAEESLGNEVVDEQAQQEELEEKLKERIDDVADKSAKIRQGALESLRLAFSSRVLLDFLLERRLTLTDSLEKCLKKGKGEEQSLAATVLTLLCLQMGSGPEGEELFRSLRPLLISILTDTSANLGARHSCASALGMCCYIAAADVEDLISCLACLEGIFSGACREESSSALASLQALHCCALQSWALLLTICPGTHISRVLDSQLPLLPQLLSSDSVHLRIAAGETIALLFELGRDLEEDFLYEDTDSLCSALRALATDSNKYRAKADRRKQRSIFRDVLHFIETGECQEETIKFGLECMYVDSWVRRRTYTAFKETLGSGVLHHLQNNELLRDIFDLGPVLVLDAAAMKASKISRFEKHLYNSAAFKARTKARSRVRDKRADVL, encoded by the exons ATGCCCCGCGCCCGCAAGGGACACGCGCTCCGGAGGGGAGGACAGCGCCGAG GAGCTCGGAGCAGCACCCAGGCCGACTCTCCCTCCAGTGATGATGAAGCGACGAGTGAAGTGTTGAGTCATTACAGCAGTACAAGTGAGGGGGCTAGCATTGCTGAGGAGAGCCTAG GCAACGAAGTAGTCGATGAACAGGCCCAGCAAGAGGAGCTGGAGGAGAAGCTCAAGGAGCGCATCGATGATGTGGCTGACAAGAG TGCCAAGATCAGACAGGGTGCTTTGGAGAGCCTGCGCCTGGCATTCTCCTCCCGGGTGCTCCTGGACTTTCTGCTGGAGCGGCGCCTCACCCTTACCGACTCCCTTGAAAAGTGCCTTAAGAAAG ggaaaggagaggaacaGTCTCTTGCTGCAACTGTGCTAACCCTCCTGTGCCTTCAGATGGGTTCGGGGCCGGAAGGAGAGGAGCTCTTCCGGAGCCTGCGGCCCCTGCTCATCAGCATCCTCACTGATACCTCTGCCAACCTTGGAGCACGGCACAGT TGTGCCTCAGCTCTCGGGATGTGCTGTTACATCGCTGCTGCCGACGTGGAG gACCTCATCTCCTGTCTAGCTTGCCTTGAGGGCATCTTCAGTGGGGCTTGTAGGGAGGAGTCCTCCTCAGCCCTGGCATCCCTCCAAGCCCTGCATTGCTGTGCCCTCCAGTCCTGGGCCTTACTCCTTACAATCTGCCCTGGCACCCACATCAGCAGAGTTCTGGACAG CCAGCTGCCCCTGCTGCCCCAGCTCCTCTCCAGTGACAGCGTTCATCTTCGCATCGCAGCAGGGGAGACGATCGCCTTGCTCTTTGAGTTGGGCCGAGACCTGGAG GAGGACTTCCTATATGAGGACACCGATAGCCTGTGCAGTGCCCTCCGAGCCCTGGCCACAGACAGCAACAAGTACCGGGCTAAGGCCGATCGCCGGAAGCAGCGCTCCATCTTCCGGGATGTGCTGCACTTCATTGAG ACTGGAGAGTGTCAGGAAGAGACAATCAAGTTTGGACTGGAATGTATGTATGTGGACAGCTGGGTCCGGCGCCGGACGTATACAGCATTTAAGGAAACCTTGGGCTCTGGGGTCCTCCACCATCTTCAG AACAATGAACTCCTTCGAGACATCTTTGATTTGGGGCCGGTGTTAGTGCTGGACGCTGCGGCCATGAAAGCCAGCAAGATTTCCCGCTTTGagaag CACCTCTACAATTCAGCTGCCTTCAAAGCCCGGACGAAAGCGCGGAGTCGTGTACGGGATAAGCGCGCTGATGTGCTCTGA
- the IFRD2 gene encoding interferon-related developmental regulator 2 isoform X1, with protein sequence MPRARKGHALRRGGQRRGGGARSSTQADSPSSDDEATSEVLSHYSSTSEGASIAEESLGNEVVDEQAQQEELEEKLKERIDDVADKSAKIRQGALESLRLAFSSRVLLDFLLERRLTLTDSLEKCLKKGKGEEQSLAATVLTLLCLQMGSGPEGEELFRSLRPLLISILTDTSANLGARHSCASALGMCCYIAAADVEDLISCLACLEGIFSGACREESSSALASLQALHCCALQSWALLLTICPGTHISRVLDSQLPLLPQLLSSDSVHLRIAAGETIALLFELGRDLEEDFLYEDTDSLCSALRALATDSNKYRAKADRRKQRSIFRDVLHFIETGECQEETIKFGLECMYVDSWVRRRTYTAFKETLGSGVLHHLQNNELLRDIFDLGPVLVLDAAAMKASKISRFEKHLYNSAAFKARTKARSRVRDKRADVL encoded by the exons ATGCCCCGCGCCCGCAAGGGACACGCGCTCCGGAGGGGAGGACAGCGCCGAGGTGGGG GAGCTCGGAGCAGCACCCAGGCCGACTCTCCCTCCAGTGATGATGAAGCGACGAGTGAAGTGTTGAGTCATTACAGCAGTACAAGTGAGGGGGCTAGCATTGCTGAGGAGAGCCTAG GCAACGAAGTAGTCGATGAACAGGCCCAGCAAGAGGAGCTGGAGGAGAAGCTCAAGGAGCGCATCGATGATGTGGCTGACAAGAG TGCCAAGATCAGACAGGGTGCTTTGGAGAGCCTGCGCCTGGCATTCTCCTCCCGGGTGCTCCTGGACTTTCTGCTGGAGCGGCGCCTCACCCTTACCGACTCCCTTGAAAAGTGCCTTAAGAAAG ggaaaggagaggaacaGTCTCTTGCTGCAACTGTGCTAACCCTCCTGTGCCTTCAGATGGGTTCGGGGCCGGAAGGAGAGGAGCTCTTCCGGAGCCTGCGGCCCCTGCTCATCAGCATCCTCACTGATACCTCTGCCAACCTTGGAGCACGGCACAGT TGTGCCTCAGCTCTCGGGATGTGCTGTTACATCGCTGCTGCCGACGTGGAG gACCTCATCTCCTGTCTAGCTTGCCTTGAGGGCATCTTCAGTGGGGCTTGTAGGGAGGAGTCCTCCTCAGCCCTGGCATCCCTCCAAGCCCTGCATTGCTGTGCCCTCCAGTCCTGGGCCTTACTCCTTACAATCTGCCCTGGCACCCACATCAGCAGAGTTCTGGACAG CCAGCTGCCCCTGCTGCCCCAGCTCCTCTCCAGTGACAGCGTTCATCTTCGCATCGCAGCAGGGGAGACGATCGCCTTGCTCTTTGAGTTGGGCCGAGACCTGGAG GAGGACTTCCTATATGAGGACACCGATAGCCTGTGCAGTGCCCTCCGAGCCCTGGCCACAGACAGCAACAAGTACCGGGCTAAGGCCGATCGCCGGAAGCAGCGCTCCATCTTCCGGGATGTGCTGCACTTCATTGAG ACTGGAGAGTGTCAGGAAGAGACAATCAAGTTTGGACTGGAATGTATGTATGTGGACAGCTGGGTCCGGCGCCGGACGTATACAGCATTTAAGGAAACCTTGGGCTCTGGGGTCCTCCACCATCTTCAG AACAATGAACTCCTTCGAGACATCTTTGATTTGGGGCCGGTGTTAGTGCTGGACGCTGCGGCCATGAAAGCCAGCAAGATTTCCCGCTTTGagaag CACCTCTACAATTCAGCTGCCTTCAAAGCCCGGACGAAAGCGCGGAGTCGTGTACGGGATAAGCGCGCTGATGTGCTCTGA